The proteins below are encoded in one region of Oncorhynchus tshawytscha isolate Ot180627B linkage group LG04, Otsh_v2.0, whole genome shotgun sequence:
- the LOC112246806 gene encoding transmembrane emp24 domain-containing protein 7 encodes MCSYHGTIRLFVQVLWAHLLCGWAFGSELTFELPDNAKQCFYEDITVGTKCTLEFQVVTGGHYDVDCRLEDADGTVLYKEMKKQYDSFTFTAAKNGTYKFCFSNEFSTFTHKTVYFDFQVGEDPPLFPNENRVTALTQMESACVSIHEALKSVIDYQTHFRLREGQGRSRAEDLNTRVAFWSIGEAFILLVVSISQVVLLRSFFSDRKTTTTRVGS; translated from the exons ATGTGCAGTTATCACGGTACAATCAGACTGTTTGTGCAGGTGCTTTGGGCCCACCTGCTCTGTGGATGGGCGTTTGGCTCTGAGCTTACATTTGAGCTTCCGGATAACGCAAAACAGTGTTTCTATGAAGATATTACCGTTGGTACCAAGTGTACACTTGAGTTCCAG GTTGTCACTGGTGGGCATTACGATGTTGACTGTCGCCTGGAGGATGCAGATGGTACTGTTCTTTACAAAGAAATGAAGAAGCAGTACGACAGCTTTACATTCACGGCTGCCAAGAATGGAACATACAAGTTCTGCTTCAGCAATGAGTTTTCCACCTTCACGCACAAGACAGTCTACTTTGATTTCCAAGTTGGAGAGGATCCTCCACTTTTCCCCAATGAGAACAGGGTCACTGCTTTGACCCAG ATGGAGTCTGCCTGCGTGTCCATTCATGAGGCCCTGAAATCGGTCATTGACTATCAGACACATTTCCGTCTGCGGGAGGGTCAGGGTCGCAGCCGTGCCGAGGACCTCAACACAAGAGTGGCTTTCTGGTCCATTGGAGAGGCCTTCATTTTGCTGGTGGTCAGCATCAGCCAGGTAGTTTTGCTGAGGAGCTTCTTCTCTGACAGGAAGACCACCACGACGCGAGTTGGATCCTAA
- the LOC112247106 gene encoding protein fem-1 homolog C — MDLQTAVFNAARDGKLRLLQKLLENKIGHEVIKLMAEKTNGATPLLMAARYGHLDLVEYLMECCSAPVEIGGSVNFDGETIEGAPPLWAASAAGHLKVVQSLLGHGASVNNTTLTNSTPLRAACFDGHLDIVKYLVEHKADLEVANRHGHTCLMISCYKGHKEIAQYLLEKGADVNRKSVKGNTALHDCAESGSLEIMKMLLKYGATMERDGYGMTPLLSASVTGHTNIVNYLTQHQQTRQLERINALELLGATFVDKKRDLLGALKYWKRAMDLRYRDGNNVLHKAHPKQLIMAYDHAREVSNEEELDSLISEPDEMRMQALLIRERILGPSHPDTSYYIRYRGAVYADSGNFERCINLWKYALDMQQSNLDPLSPMTASSLLSFAELFSFMLQDRAKGLLGTSVSFDDLMGILSKSVLEIERAVKQNLPDPAQLSKALSIILHLICLLEKVPCTVEQDHLKKETIYRFLKLQPCGKNGYSPLHLAVDRNTTCVGRYPVCKFPSFYVTSILLECGADVNFRDEDNNSPLHVAASNNHPDIMNLLIACGTHFDSTNSLKQMACDLLDEKEMAKNLIQPINHTTLQCLSARAIVKHSLSYRGNIPEKLEAFVLLHR, encoded by the exons ATGGATTTACAAACGGCTGTTTTCAATGCAGCCAGAGATGGCAAGCTACGGTTGCTTCAGAAACTTTTGGAGAACAAAATTGGCCACGAGGTTATCAAATTAATGGCAGAGAAAACCAACGGGGCGACCCCTTTGCTTATGGCTGCCAGATACGGACACCTGGATTTGGTGGAGTATCTAATGGAGTGTTGCTCCGCACCCGTTGAGATTGGGGGGTCAGTGAATTTTGATGGTGAGACTATTGAGGGTGCCCCCCCTTTATGGGCTGCCTCAGCAGCAGGACACCTGAAAGTCGTGCAGTCTTTACTTGGCCACGGTGCTTCTGTGAACAATACAACACTCACAAATTCCACCCCCCTGAGAGCAGCCTGCTTCGATGGACATCTGGACATTGTAAAATACCTGGTGGAGCACAAGGCAGACCTGGAGGTGGCAAACAGACACGGTCATACATGCCTCATGATTTCGTGTTACAAAGGACACAAGGAAATTGCCCAGTACCTCTTGGAGAAAGGTGCTGACGTTAACAGGAAAAGTGTTAAAG GTAACACAGCATTACATGACTGTGCTGAATCTGGCAGCTTGGAGATAATGAAGATGCTGCTAAAATATGGTGCCACAATGGAGAGGGATGGTTATGGAATGACCCCACTACTGTCCGCTAGTGTGACGGGCCACACTAACATTGTTAACTATTTGACTCAACACCAGCAAACACGCCAATTGGAGAGAATAAACGCCTTGGAACTACTTGGTGCCACTTTTGTGGATAAAAAGCGTGATCTTCTTGGGGCATTAAAGTACTGGAAGAGGGCCATGGACCTGAGATACAGGGACGGCAACAATGTTCTCCACAAAGCACACCCAAAGCAGTTGATCATGGCCTATGACCATGCCAGGGAGGTAAGTAATGAGGAGGAGCTAGACAGCTTGATCTCTGAACCAGATGAGATGAGGATGCAGGCCTTGCTCATTAGAGAGCGCATCCTAGGCCCCTCCCACCCCGACACCTCTTACTACATCCGCTACCGGGGCGCTGTATATGCCGACTCTGGGAACTTTGAGCGCTGTATCAATCTATGGAAGTACGCCTTGGACATGCAGCAGAGCAACCTGGACCCCCTCAGCCCCATGACAGCCAGCAGCCTGCTGTCCTTCGCTGAGCTCTTCTCCTTCATGCTCCAGGACCGTGCCAAAGGCCTGCTGGGCACCTCTGTCTCCTTCGATGACCTCATGGGCATCCTCAGTAAGAGCGTGCTGGAGATTGAGCGGGCGGTGAAACAGAACCTGCCTGACCCGGCTCAGCTCAGCAAGGCCCTCTCCATCATCCTGCATCTCATCTGCCTGCTAGAGAAGGTCCCCTGCACCGTGGAGCAGGACCACTTGAAGAAGGAGACGATCTACAGGTTCCTCAAGCTGCAGCCCTGTGGGAAGAATGGCTACAGCCCGCTCCACCTGGCCGTGGACAGGAACACTACCTGCGTGGGCCGCTATCCTGTCTGTAAGTTCCCGTCTTTCTACGTCACCTCTATCCTACTGGAGTGTGGGGCGGACGTCAACTTCCGCGACGAGGACAACAACAGCCCCCTGCATGTGGCCGCCTCCAACAACCACCCGGACATCATGAATCTGCTGATTGCCTGCGGCACGCACTTTGACAGCACCAACTCCCTGAAGCAGATGGCCTGTGACCTGCTGGATGAGAAGGAGATGGCCAAGAACCTGATCCAACCCATCAATCACACCACCCTGCAGTGTCTGTCTGCGCGGGCCATCGTCAAACACAGCCTTTCCTACAGAGGCAACATACCAGAGAAGCTGGAGGCCTTTGTGCTTCTCCACAGATAA